Within the Treponema sp. J25 genome, the region TCCTCTTCCCAAAAAGGAACCCATATACACATAAAAATACCTTTAGAAGATTCAGAAGTAGATCCAGAAGAATATGCTTTGTAAAACCCGTCGAAAGGTTAAGCTCTGTGGGTGTTCTGGATACCCCCACATAGAGAGGGGGCTCTGGGCTTCGTGCTCTCTACTTCATACCGCATAAGGGCCCCTCATTGAGTTCAACATTATTTTTGTATACACTGATACTCGATAACGTGAAGACCACAAAGGAAGCATCGTACAGGGAGGAGTTTAATGATAGGTATTATTGGGGCAATGGAAGAAGAGGTTGCCCTTCTTTCTCAGGCGCTTACAAAAACCGTCATTCATTCAATCGGGCCCTTCCGGTTTATGCAGGGTTTGCTCGGTAACCAGGAGGTGGTACTTCTCCAATGCGGTATCGGTAAAGTACAAGCCGCCGTAGGATGCGCTTTACTCATAGATCACTTTAAACCGAGGCTGATTATTAACAGCGGATCGGCCGGCGGCATTAGTTCTGACCTCGCCGTAGGAGATCTGGTAATCTCAGAGGGGGCCCTGTATCACGATGTAGATGTTACCGCCTTTGGGTATGAGGCAGGGCAAATTCCCGGACAGCCCCCTATTTTCTCAGCGGACCGAAAAAGCGAAGAGATAGCAGAAAAGGCCTTTGAGAATCTGAAAAAAGAAGGAGCCCTTCCTCCTGCCGTTCGCTGTACCCGGGGTATCATTGGCTCCGGGGATAGTTTTATGCACGATCCCGAAAGAATCACGGCATTAAAGAAACGCTTCCCCAGGGTCTGCGCAGTGGAAATGGAAGGCGCCGCCATTGCTCATACCT harbors:
- a CDS encoding 5'-methylthioadenosine/adenosylhomocysteine nucleosidase; this translates as MIGIIGAMEEEVALLSQALTKTVIHSIGPFRFMQGLLGNQEVVLLQCGIGKVQAAVGCALLIDHFKPRLIINSGSAGGISSDLAVGDLVISEGALYHDVDVTAFGYEAGQIPGQPPIFSADRKSEEIAEKAFENLKKEGALPPAVRCTRGIIGSGDSFMHDPERITALKKRFPRVCAVEMEGAAIAHTCALFGVPFVILRSISDVAGKESPYSFEEFLHLASHHSSVLVQKMISLLGGSL